The Deinococcus proteolyticus MRP DNA segment CATCTGGCATCTGTGGACTGAAGCCCAACTTGCGCAGGATTTTACGGACGTGATCATGGTGGTACCACACCTCGAAGTGCCGCCCGATTAGCTCTGCCACGCGCTTTGTCGTCCAAGTTTCATCAGGGAACCCGTGCTGCAGAGCACCCTCCCGGAGGAGGGTGCGGAGCTGTTCATGCTGAGCAGGAGTGAGGCGGGAAGAAGTCCCACGAGCAACTGTCGCCTGTAAGCTACCGTTCTGCTTCAGCCTGGCTTTCCAGGTGTAGACCGTATGGACCGACACCCCAAAGTGGTCTGCTATTTCCTGGTTTTTGTGTTCACCACGCTTGATCCACTCCAGAGCAGCTAAGCGGCGTTCCTCAAGCTGCGCACGGGAGAAGTGGCTTGGCTGCCATCCGGACATATACGAAGTGTAGCAACTCAGACCTCCACCGTTATCAATAAAGTGTGTCTGAAAAGCCTCCTGGTGCGGGTTTTTCATCTCTCGCGTGTTCGTGGATCCTATGGGTATGTCGTCCGTCTACTCAAGCGATCTGACCAACGCCGAATGGATGATCCTCGAACCTCTATTTCCACCTGTCTGTTCAACAGGACGACCTAGAAAGTGGTCCTGGCGCGACATTCTCAATGGGATCTTCTATGTTCTTCGCGGTGGTATCGCCTGGAGGCTGATGCCGCATGACCTTCCACCTTGGCAGACGGTATACCACTACCACCGACTCTGGAGGAAACAGGGTCTCTGGAAAGCGATTCATGCTGTCTTGCGGGAAAGGGTTCGCGTGCAAGCAGGCCACAGCCCAACACCCTCAGCGGGAATTATTGACAGCCAATCAGTCAAAACGACAGAAGCAGGCGGACCTCGTGGCTATGATGGTGGGAAGAAAGTGAACGGTCGAAAGCGGCACATCCTGGTCGATACGATGGGCCTCGTCATGGCAATCAAGGTGCATGAAGCGGATTATCAGGATCGCGCCGGCGCGATCCTCCTGCTGCGAGACTTGCCGAACGTTTTTCCACGCATGCAACATCTTTGGGCAGACCAAGGGTATACCGGCAAATTGGGAGCTGAAATCAGAAAACATTTGGGCTGGACGTTAGAAATCGTCAAGCATCCTTGGTCGGGCCGGCAGAGTACCTGGGCACCAAAAGACGCACCTCCACCACCCGTGGAGGTGCCAACAGGATTCGTCGTGCTGAAACGTCGTTGGGTGGTTGAACGAACCTTCGCCTGGATAGGCAAATCCAGGCGGATGTCCAGAGATTACGAAGCACTGTCAGAAACCTCGGAAAACCTCGTCTACGAGGTCATGATTCGCTTGATGGTCAAGCGACTGGCCAAAATAGTGACTTGAAGAGTTTTCAGACACACTTTAAAGTTTTGGAGTTTGCTCAACAAGTCGTGCAGCATGGCCGGCGCTTCGTCGCCCAAGGCACATAAGCGCTTGATCCACTGGATATCTGCTTGCTCAGTAGGTGACAACTTCGGTTTGACCTCGTTCCAGACGGGAAGAACTCAAGAGAGAGCCCCATCAAGCTTGATGGGGCTCTCTCTTCGCGGTCTCCTGGGAGTGTGAAATCAACAGAATCCGCTGCCCAGCAGGCTACCGTACTGACCCGCCACTTCAAAGTACACGCGAGTCACCTCCGCATTGACACCCTTCAGCGGCTGATCGATGTGCTTCTGGCGATGATTGCCGCGAGGAGCATCAATCATCACGACCTGAGTCCTCACATGCCCGGTATCAGCACGCCGCAAGCCAAGAAAAGAAGGGCGGACCGAACCTTCCGGGATGAGCAGCTGGACATGGACTTTTTCATCGCTCTGCTCGTCGTCCATCTTCCACCGGGGAAGGTGTTGCTGAGTCTGGACCGCACCAATTGGGAGCATGGGGAAACGCCCATCAATTTTCTGGTGCTTGGAGCCGTGGTTCATGGCTTCACCCTGCCCCTGATTTGGGTTCCTCTTGATGAGTCTGGGAACAGCCACACCTACGCCCGTATGTGGCTGGTGTTGAAGCTCCTCCGCGTCTTGCCAGCGAAACGCTGGCAAGGCCTGGTGGCTGACCGTGAGTTCATCGGTGCGGAGTGGTTCCGTTTTCTCCGTCGTCAAGGCATCAAGCGGGCGATCCGCATTCGGCACAGCGACATGCTGGACGACATGAATGGGAAGGAATGGTTTAAGCACGTCCAGCACGGGCATTTCCATGAAATCGACGAAAAGGTGTTCGTGTTTGGCGAACTCATGCGGGTGGTCGCGACGAGGTCATCCACAGGTGACCTCGTCATCATTGCCACAGATTTCAGCGCTCGGAAGACCTGGAAGCTGTACAAGCAGCGCTGGTCAATCGAGTGCACCTTCAGCAGCTTCAAGAAGCGAGGCTTCGACCTGGAGCGGACTGGGATTACGGAAAGGAGCCGTCTACAGCGGCTCTTTGGCCTGGTGACACTGGCCTGGATGTTCTGCTTGCGTCTGGGAGTCTGGCTCGGCCAGACTCATCCCATTCCCGTTTTGAAGCACGGTCGTAGAGAGGTCAGCCTGGTCCGGCACGGTGCTCAGCATCTCGTAGACGCTCTACGGTGGAAACCCAAACAGTTCATGGCTGTCCTAGACCTGCTGACCCAGCCTTTTTGCCCACCAGGAGGGGCTGGAAGTGAAGTTGTCACCTACTGAGGCTTCACACAACAACTCGATTTGATCCTTCCCAGGAGTACCCCGTGAACCGCATCCTGCTTGCCAGTTGCTTCGCCGTTATCTTTTCATCGTGTCAGAAAGGGACGGTAGTGGTACGGAAAATCCTTCAAGCCACGTTCGAAGATTCCGTAGCTTCAAGCAGTTTAACCCAGGGGTAGGCATACCCCAGACTGGAATGCCTTCTCTCAGAGTTGTACCAGTTTTTAAACTTCGTGCTGAACGCACGAAGCTGGGCAATATTCGTCAATTCTTCCCGGAACACGCCGTCATATTTGAAGGTCCGGTTGAGCCTTTCCAGGATGCCCATTCCTCCCTTCCGTGAGACCTTGGCCCGTACCCAGTTGCCCAGCTCCTGACAGGCCGCCTGGAATGCGCCAGACGTAAAATCTGAGCCACCATCGGTCATGATAAGGAGCTGCTCGTGTATGCCGAGATGGTGCAGCACATAGACTCCCCGTTGCAGCGCGGTGACCGCGCTGCTGGCAGAGAGATTCCGGACCACTTCAATGTGCAGCAGTGCGCGACTTTCCACGTCCAGGACGAGATAAGCCCAGCAGATCCCGTCCGGCAAGCTGAGCCGTGTGGCATCGACCTGAACTCGGCGGCCCGCTGGCCAGAGAACGATAGAGGTAGGGCATGCCGATGGACGGCGTTTCTTTCTGGGAACCGGGCGCTGCACCTTCAACTCCGCCATGTGGCGACGGACGGTATGGAGGCCAGGAGAAGGCTGCTGGGCATCTTGTTGCAGGGCCTGGTAAATCAAACGGTAGCCGCTGAGTGGCTCTTCCAGGGCTTTGAACCGCACCACTTCTAGGATGTGCTGACGTCGCTCCGTCCGCTGTGCAGAACGCTGTGCGTTCTGCCGGGCATCGCGCAGGACGTGATATGGACGCTCCACCTCGCCAGCAAATCTGCTGAGACTGAGTTTCGGGTGGTCTCCGAGCAACTCCTGGTAGCACGCCAGGAGTTCATCCACGCTCAGAGACCCCGGATTTTTTTTGCGATATAGAGTGACAATTCCTTGTCCGCAATGATGGCCTTGAGCTGCTGGACTTCCTTCTCCAACTTCTTCTGGGCTGCATCCGGCCTCGCTCCCTGGAGGCGGGCACGGCCCGCTTCCAGAAACTGTGCACGCCAGGTGTGAATCAAACTCTCGCTGACCTCGTATTCACGAGCAGCTTCCGCGATGGTGCGCTCCCCGCTCAGGACAGCCAGAACAATTTGCTCCTTGAGTTCAGGTGACCAGGTTTTGCGCTGTTTTCCCATATCTTCCCTCCAGTGTGCCCCACCCTCCTAAAAAGTGGGGCCGATGTGGAAGGATTTCGCGTACCACTACCGTGAGTTCCTGACTGGTAGAGCGTCTTCGTCTGTTCGTCGCGGATCAGCGCCTGTTTCCCAGCCTTGTGTTCGCAATCACATAAGTCGCAGCGGCCTTTGGCGTCGTACACCTGATACCGAACGACGGTATAGGCCGCTCCATTTTTAATTGGCCCTTTGTCCTTCTGCCCGTGGCTTTCCAGAGCCAACGTGTAGTCACGGATCACCTGACGTTTGTCGTCTGTCAATCTCGCCCCCTGAAATAACTAAAACCGAAATGATGCTCTTGAATTATGGCACAGCCCAAATAAACTTGTTGGCGTACCTGGAGAGGGTATGAGCTTTACAGAAGCTGAATGCAACTTTCCTACCCTGGCAGGCAGAGGTAACTCAAATGCAAAAGCAAACCCTGTTGACCATCGGTTTCATCCCCCTCAGTTCACTGGCACTGGCACTGGCACTGGCACAGTCCAGTTCGCCTTTGCCAGATCAACTCAAGGGCGTCAGCCCCCTGAAGGCCATGCAACTTGCCAATAGCTGGAAGGGAACGGCGGTCAAGAGCTTCGTTGACGACTCAGCCGTGCAATTCACCTTTCCCGATGGGCGGCAGCAGAGCGTTCCGCTGCCCGCGAAGCAAATGGTGATTGCCATTGCGCCTTACGTGAATCAGACTCACCCTTGCAAGACGCATTTCATGTCTGGTTGCCAGGGCGAACTGGTGAACACGCCCGTAAAGGTGCAGGTCACCAACGCTGCCGGAAAGACGGTCATCAACCGCACGGTGAAGACTCTCCCCAACGGGTTTCTTGAGTTATGGCTGGACAGGAACCAGACCTATAACGTCACGCTGAGCGCCCAGGGCAGGAGCGTGAAAGGGCAGTTGCAGACCCTGAAGGGCAGCGACACCTGCGTGACTACTCTGCGCCTGCAATGAGCTTTACAGAAGCTGAACACCCCGCGCCTAGCCTGAATTCCAGAGGAATGAATATGAAAACACTCGTGACTATCGGAATCGCCGTAGCCACTGTTGGAACCTTCGCTTTGGCTCAGATGATGACAGGTGGATCAGGCACGCCCATGAACATGCCCGGAATGAATCACGGCAACATGACCACCTAGGGAAACGCGGGCGGCATGATGGGCGGAATGTCCGGCATGTCGGAGATGATGGGCGGCATGAACGCCCAGAACATTGACCGGAACTTCATCACCATGATGATTCCGCATCACCAATCCGCCATCGACATGAGCCAGCTCATCCTGAAAACCACGAAAGACCCGCAGGTGAAAACCTGGGCCACGAACATCATCCGTGACCAGCAGCGTGAAATTAACCAGATGCAGGCGATGGTGGGGCAGTTCGGTGGCCCGATGCAGGGCATGGGGCAGCAGATGGACCAGATGATGGGTGACATGACCACGCCCATCAACCAGGCGACTAACAAGGATAAAGCCTTTGTGGAGGGTATGATTCCGCATCACGGCATGGCGGTCATGATGGCAAATCACCTGCTGATGCAAAGTAAGAACCCCGTGATGCAGAAGATGGGGCGTGACATCATCACCGCGCAGGCCCAGGAAATCTACGAGTTCCAGCAGTACCTGAACAAAACCAAGTAAGTTTTGCCATCATCGGGACATCTGGGACGATCCTCAGATGTCCTTTCCCAGCTTTTCACAAGGAGTTCCCCTTGCCGAACATCCTGATTGTTGACGATGACCCCGCCATTCTGGAAATTCTCCGGGCATACCTGAAAGCCGAAGGGCATACCGTGCTGGAAGCCTGTGACGGCTATTCCGCCCGTGAGCAATTGCCTCGCGCTGACTTAGCAATTCTGGACTGGATGCTGCCCGGCGTGTCCGGCGTTGATCTAGCCCGCGAAGCCAGAGCCTCTGGCCTGACGTTGCCCATCCTGATGCTGACCGCTCGTGGTGAAGAAGAGGACAAGCTGCGCGGCCTGGACTTTGGCGTGGACGACTATGTGGTCAAGCCCTTCAGTCCGCGTGAAGTTGTGGCGCGGGTGCGGGCCTTACTGCGGCGCGTGGGCGTACAGGAAGAAATCGCCGTGGGTGATCTCCGCATTGACCTGCGGGGCCACTCCGCCAGCCTCAGCGGTGAACGACTGGAACTCTCCAAACTCGAATTCGATCTGCTCAGCGCCCTGGCCCAGCACCCCGGCATGGCCTGGCCGCGTGAACGCCTGCTGGAACGGGTCTGGGGTAGTGACTTTCCCGGCACCGAGCGTGTGGTGGACGTGCATATTACGGGGCTTCGCAAGAAACTGGGGGACACCAGCGACACACCGCGTTTTATTGAGACAGTACGCGGTGTGGGCTACCGCTTCCGGGAAGAATAGGTCATGCGTTTCTTCCCAAGGCTGCTGCTCTCACACTTGCTGGTGATCCTGCTGGCGGTACTGGGCATGTTTCTCTCTGCGGAACTGGTTGCCCCGAACTTCTACCGCGAACACGTTAATCGCATGGCCGCAATGATGACAGGCATGATAGGCACCGCCAATCACGAACTGCGTCTTGATCTGGAGACGGGGTTACGAACCACCCTGACCAGCGCCCTGTTGGCGTCGTTGCCGCTGGCGGGGGGCGTTGCTATCGTCACGGCTTGGCTGGTCTCCCGCCGACTGGGGCGTAGTGTGCAACTGCTGGACGAGGGCAGCCGCGCCCTGGCGCAAGGGAATTACGCCCGTCGCCTGCCAGAGACAGGACAGGATGAACTCTCTGATCTGGCACACAATTTCAACGTAATGGCCGGGGCGCTGGAGCAAGTTGAGCAGGGCCGGGTGGAACTCATCGGGAATG contains these protein-coding regions:
- a CDS encoding IS5 family transposase, whose product is MGMSSVYSSDLTNAEWMILEPLFPPVCSTGRPRKWSWRDILNGIFYVLRGGIAWRLMPHDLPPWQTVYHYHRLWRKQGLWKAIHAVLRERVRVQAGHSPTPSAGIIDSQSVKTTEAGGPRGYDGGKKVNGRKRHILVDTMGLVMAIKVHEADYQDRAGAILLLRDLPNVFPRMQHLWADQGYTGKLGAEIRKHLGWTLEIVKHPWSGRQSTWAPKDAPPPPVEVPTGFVVLKRRWVVERTFAWIGKSRRMSRDYEALSETSENLVYEVMIRLMVKRLAKIVT
- a CDS encoding IS4 family transposase; this encodes MIAARSINHHDLSPHMPGISTPQAKKRRADRTFRDEQLDMDFFIALLVVHLPPGKVLLSLDRTNWEHGETPINFLVLGAVVHGFTLPLIWVPLDESGNSHTYARMWLVLKLLRVLPAKRWQGLVADREFIGAEWFRFLRRQGIKRAIRIRHSDMLDDMNGKEWFKHVQHGHFHEIDEKVFVFGELMRVVATRSSTGDLVIIATDFSARKTWKLYKQRWSIECTFSSFKKRGFDLERTGITERSRLQRLFGLVTLAWMFCLRLGVWLGQTHPIPVLKHGRREVSLVRHGAQHLVDALRWKPKQFMAVLDLLTQPFCPPGGAGSEVVTY
- a CDS encoding integrase core domain-containing protein, which codes for MDELLACYQELLGDHPKLSLSRFAGEVERPYHVLRDARQNAQRSAQRTERRQHILEVVRFKALEEPLSGYRLIYQALQQDAQQPSPGLHTVRRHMAELKVQRPVPRKKRRPSACPTSIVLWPAGRRVQVDATRLSLPDGICWAYLVLDVESRALLHIEVVRNLSASSAVTALQRGVYVLHHLGIHEQLLIMTDGGSDFTSGAFQAACQELGNWVRAKVSRKGGMGILERLNRTFKYDGVFREELTNIAQLRAFSTKFKNWYNSERRHSSLGYAYPWVKLLEATESSNVA
- a CDS encoding transposase, with the protein product MGKQRKTWSPELKEQIVLAVLSGERTIAEAAREYEVSESLIHTWRAQFLEAGRARLQGARPDAAQKKLEKEVQQLKAIIADKELSLYIAKKIRGL
- a CDS encoding CueP family metal-binding protein; this encodes MQKQTLLTIGFIPLSSLALALALAQSSSPLPDQLKGVSPLKAMQLANSWKGTAVKSFVDDSAVQFTFPDGRQQSVPLPAKQMVIAIAPYVNQTHPCKTHFMSGCQGELVNTPVKVQVTNAAGKTVINRTVKTLPNGFLELWLDRNQTYNVTLSAQGRSVKGQLQTLKGSDTCVTTLRLQ
- a CDS encoding DUF305 domain-containing protein; the encoded protein is MMGGMSGMSEMMGGMNAQNIDRNFITMMIPHHQSAIDMSQLILKTTKDPQVKTWATNIIRDQQREINQMQAMVGQFGGPMQGMGQQMDQMMGDMTTPINQATNKDKAFVEGMIPHHGMAVMMANHLLMQSKNPVMQKMGRDIITAQAQEIYEFQQYLNKTK
- a CDS encoding winged helix-turn-helix domain-containing protein, giving the protein MPNILIVDDDPAILEILRAYLKAEGHTVLEACDGYSAREQLPRADLAILDWMLPGVSGVDLAREARASGLTLPILMLTARGEEEDKLRGLDFGVDDYVVKPFSPREVVARVRALLRRVGVQEEIAVGDLRIDLRGHSASLSGERLELSKLEFDLLSALAQHPGMAWPRERLLERVWGSDFPGTERVVDVHITGLRKKLGDTSDTPRFIETVRGVGYRFREE